In Montipora capricornis isolate CH-2021 chromosome 4, ASM3666992v2, whole genome shotgun sequence, a single genomic region encodes these proteins:
- the LOC138045206 gene encoding peroxidasin-like, translated as MNASSFLVAIFIILSTSEVRRVLSSNAAAELTLATLSKNDGCDDLKKRLSCLTSPYRTFDGSCNNLCNITLGMTGRPLIRFPRLIKPTAYEGDNFAPREFSLAVVEKPGFETIRTPLPNARKVSFTVFESGEGDLNNIPPEFTHLTMTWGQFVDHDVTLTELAELPLGVSCGTNTAPCPIPSGNQIDCFGININLPQFALEGLPTAQCIPLRRSARTSDGQQLNIITHFIDGSQVYGSDRKTADELRDRNANLGLLLVLPFIRTGSRAQPILPPQDEEAFCRSEDPETEPCLRGGDERVNENQALTAMHTIWVREHNRIALALHVLNPKWDDERLFQEARKIVIAEIQHITYNEWLEVLFSKETRINANVALEGNGTFFKGYDPHVSPEMTNVFSTAALRMGHTLIRDTFQLDVRGLNNNQDPVIQVKDFFNPSPLFEKVEGFNPYGAIFNGLSRALGHAVDPIFTAAVRENLIIEGPGNGILGDLVAINMQRGRDHGIPGYVKFVLACGGPFITSFTDPNLALLMPQVQINRLASVYKTVVDVDIFAGAISESPVPGSQFGFTFTCILLEQFNNSRRGDRYWYETNDPITGFKIDQLDAIRKVTMSRVICDNADDVVRIQPKAFRPRNNGDNDDVLCDDIATVDLTPFKEEETYGYMANSAPTETVIAA; from the exons atgaaTGCGTCAAG ttTTCTTGTCGCCATTTTCATCATCCTGAGCACGAGTGAGGTGCGTAGAGTATTATCATCCAACGCCGCTGCTGAACTGACCCTTGCCACACTTTCAAAGAATGATGGCTGCGATGACCTGAAGAAACGGCTGAGTTGTTTAACCAGTCCTTATCGCACCTTCGACGGAAGCTGTAACAACCTATGTAACATCACCCTTGGAATGACCGGCAGACCACTGATTCGTTTTCCACGTTTAATAAAACCAACCGCCTATGAAGGAGACAACTTTGCGCCTCGAGAATTTTCACTTGCAGTTGTCGAGAAGCCAGGCTTTGAAACAATACGAACACCCCTTCCGAACGCGAGGAAGGTTAGTTTTACGGTATTTGAATCCGGTGAGGGTGACCTCAATAATATTCCTCCGGAATTCACCCATCTCACGATGACCTGGGGACAATTCGTGGACCATGACGTCACCTTGACAGAACTTGCTGAATTGCCCTTGGGCGTAAGCTGTGGAACGAACACCGCTCCATGTCCTATCCCTAGTGGCAACCAAATCGACTGCTTCGGAATTAATATCAATCTGCCCCAGTTTGCGCTTGAAGGACTCCCAACTGCTCAGTGTATTCCATTGAGAAGATCAGCAAGGACCTCAGACGGCCAGCAG CTAAACATTATAACCCATTTTATCGATGGTTCTCAAGTGTATGGTTCAGACAGAAAGACAGCGGATGAACTTCGAGACCGAAATGCAAACCTCGGGCTTCTTCTTGTACTCCCGTTTATCAGAACAGGCTCCAGAGCACAACCTATCCTTCCACCCCAGGACGAAGAAGCTTTCTGTAGATCAGAGGATCCAGAAACAGAACCTTGTTTGAGGGGTGGTGACGAACGCGTGAATGAAAACCAAG CTTTAACGGCGATGCACACCATATGGGTTCGTGAACATAATCGTATAGCCCTCGCTTTGCACGTCTTGAATCCCAAGTGGGATGACGAAAGGCTTTTCCAGGAAGCGCGTAAAATAGTGATCGCGGAGATTCAACACATCACTTACAACGAGTGGCTCGAAGTTCTCTTCAGTAAGGAAACG AGGATCAATGCAAACGTCGCACTGGAAGGAAATGGAACCTTCTTTAAAGGCTACGATCCTCATGTATCACCAGAGATGACGAATGTATTCTCCACAGCTGCCTTGAGAATGGGTCATACGTTAATTCGAGACACGTTCCAGCTCGACGTTAGAGGATTAAACAACAACCAGGATCCCGTGATACAAGTTAAAGATTTTTTCAATCCATCACCGTTGTTCGAAAAAGTCGAAGGATTTAACCCTTACGGCGCGATTTTCAATGGACTGTCTCGTGCTCTTGGACATGCAGTTGACCC AATTTTCACTGCCGCGGTGAGAGAGAACCTGATCATTGAAGGACCTGGTAACGGCATCCTTGGCGATCTTGTTGCGATTAATATGCAGCGTGGACGTGACCATGGTATCCCTGGATATGTCAAGTTTGTACTTGCCTGTGGTGGACCGTTTATAACGAGTTTTACAGATCCAAACCTTGCACTTTTAATGCCTCAGGTACAAATAAATCGGCTGGCAAGTGTGTACAAAACAGTTGTCGACGTCGACATATTTGCCGGTGCTATATCCGAATCTCCCGTTCCTGGTAGTCAGTTTGgtttcaccttcacttgtattcTTCTTGAGCAGTTTAATAATTCCCGTCGTGGTGATCGCTACTGGTATGAGACAAACGACCCTATAACAGGATTCAAGATTGATCAACTGGACGCCATAAGAAAGGTTACGATGTCTCGAGTAATCTGTGACAACGCAGACGATGTTGTCAGAATTCAACCTAAGGCATTTCGACCACGAAATAACGGTGACAATGATGATGTTCTCTGCGATGATATAGCTACTGTGGACCTGACTCCCTTCAAAGAAGAGG agACTTACGGATACATGGCGAATAGTGCCCCAACTGAAACTGTAATTGCTGCCTAA